From one Streptomyces sp. R41 genomic stretch:
- a CDS encoding MarR family winged helix-turn-helix transcriptional regulator gives MAEQAQYEELARQLSAIGAVKRGMGRILPPDCPGGSAAVLTLLGRYGEMRMSRLAELLSVDMSVTSRHVAHVADRGWIERSPDPADKRSRILRLTAAGQEQLDELSRRTSRLLADRLSDWSDHEVGLLIALMDRLRESFGDCRATPRPPHPHPYAAAQPEPTTRTPA, from the coding sequence ATGGCCGAGCAGGCGCAGTACGAGGAATTGGCTCGTCAGCTCAGCGCCATCGGTGCCGTGAAGAGGGGCATGGGGCGGATCCTGCCGCCAGACTGCCCCGGGGGCTCCGCCGCCGTGCTGACACTGCTGGGCCGGTACGGCGAGATGCGGATGAGCAGGCTCGCGGAGCTGCTCTCCGTGGACATGTCCGTGACCAGCCGCCATGTCGCGCACGTCGCGGACCGGGGCTGGATCGAACGGTCCCCCGACCCGGCCGACAAGCGCTCACGCATCCTGCGTCTCACCGCCGCGGGCCAGGAGCAGCTCGACGAGCTCTCCCGGCGCACGTCGCGGCTCCTCGCCGACCGGCTGAGCGACTGGTCCGACCACGAGGTCGGGCTGCTCATCGCACTCATGGACCGGCTGCGCGAGAGCTTCGGCGACTGCCGTGCCACACCGCGACCGCCCCACCCGCACCCGTATGCGGCAGCGCAACCCGAACCGACCACCCGTACACCCGCGTAA